From a region of the Primulina eburnea isolate SZY01 chromosome 7, ASM2296580v1, whole genome shotgun sequence genome:
- the LOC140837011 gene encoding protein FAR1-RELATED SEQUENCE 5 has protein sequence MENAVIEFDIGLGGDDHMDMEPPNGHEMISVGSPNDVGSFGDGAFSLQTYIPEGEPDLEPCEGMEFESEEAAKAFYNSYARRVGFSTRVSSSRRSRKDGAIIQRSFVCAKEGFRNMNEKRTKDREVKRPRTITRVGCKASLSVKIQDSGKWIVFGFGKDHNHELVPPDQVHSLRSHRQISGPAKTLIDTLQAAGMGPRRIMSVLVKEYGDISKVGFTEVDCRNYIRNNRQRSMEGDIQLLLDYLKQKQAENPAFFYAVQGDDEQCAGNVFWADPKARANYNHFGDTVTFDTTYRSNRYRLPFVPFTGLNHHGQPVLFGCAFLINESEASFVWLFKTWLEAFSGQLPVSFTTEHDSVIQSAINQVFRNTRHRFCKWHIFKKCQEKLSDMLLKHHHFESDLHKCVNLCESTEEFESCWHSFIDKYDLRDHGWLQSIYCERRQWVPAYLRDSFFAEMSITQRSDSMNSYFDGYINASTNLNQFFKLYEKALESRHEKEVKADFDTMNTSAALKTPSPMEKQASDLYTRKLFTRFQEELVSTLTFTASKMEDDGEVIIYQVAKFGEDHKTYHVRFDVLKMRATCSCQMFEFSGLLCRHVLAVFRVTNVLTLPSHYILKRWTRNAKSNVALEERITNPFNGYLESHTVRQITLRHEALKYIDKGAESSDSYDVSMAALAEASKKVALATKSVGKTSFTNWPTRDFSAKDQIQLNRSSMGGQGSFTLKLSEDDMDQKIDELSRELERANGKCEVYRSNLLSILKDIEDHKQRLSIEVQNIKLSMKDGI, from the exons ATGGAGAATGCGGTGATAGAATTTGATATAGGATTGGGAGGGGACGATCATATGGATATGGAGCCTCCTAATGGTCATGAAATGATTTCTGTTGGTTCTCCTAATGATGTTGGTTCATTCGGTGATGGTGCTTTTTCTCTCCAAACTTACATTCCTGAAGGAGAACCTGATCTTGAGCCTTGTGAGGGGATGGAATTTGAGTCCGAGGAGGCTGCCAAGGCATTTTATAACTCATATGCCAGGCGGGTTGGGTTCAGTACTCGTGTGAGCTCCTCACGTCGCTCTAGAAAGGATGGGGCAATCATACAAAGGTCTTTTGTTTGTGCGAAGGAGGGGTTTCGCAACATGAATGAGAAGCGTACCAAGGATAGAGAAGTCAAGCGCCCCCGAACAATAACTCGGGTGGGGTGTAAGGCTTCGTTGTCTGTCAAGATACAGGATTCTGGGAAATGGATAGTGTTTGGATTCGGAAAGGACCATAATCATGAGTTGGTTCCCCCTGACCAAGTTCATAGCCTCCGCTCGCATCGTCAGATTTCTGGACCTGCGAAGACCTTGATTGACACCTTGCAGGCTGCGGGAATGGGCCCCAGGAGGATCATGTCTGTCCTCGTTAAGGAGTATGGTGACATTAGCAAAGTTGGGTTTACCGAAGTGGATTGTAGAAATTATATTCGAAACAATCGTCAGAGGAGTATGGAAGGAGATATTCAGTTGCTTTTGGATTATTTGAAGCAGAAGCAAGCCGAGAATCCTGCTTTTTTCTATGCAGTGCAAGGGGACGACGAACAATGTGCAGGCAATGTGTTCTGGGCTGACCCAAAGGCCAGAGCCAACTACAATCATTTTGGAGACACTGTCACTTTTGATACCACATACCGATCAAACAGGTACAGATTGCCGTTTGTACCATTTACAGGGTTGAACCATCATGGACAACCTGTTCTATTTGGTTGTGCTTTTCTAATTAATGAATCAGAAGCTTCATTTGTATGGCTATTCAAGACCTGGCTGGAAGCTTTTTCGGGGCAGCTTCCAGTATCATTTACGACTGAGCATGATAGTGTGATTCAGTCTGCAATCAATCAGGTTTTCCGCAATACTCGTCATCGTTTCTGTAAATGGCATATTTTTAAGAAATGTCAAGAGAAATTGTCCGACATGTTGCTCAAACACCAtcattttgaatctgacttgcACAAGTGTGTAAATTTGTGTGAGAGCACCGAGGAATTTGAATCTTGCTGGCATTCATTTATTGATAAGTACGATCTTAGGGATCACGGGTGGCTTCAGTCCATTTATTGTGAAAGAAGACAATGGGTCCCTGCATATCTGCGTGACTCATTTTTTGCCGAAATGTCTATAACTCAGAGAAGCGATAGTATGAACTCGTATTTTGATGGATATATCAACGCATCTACCAACCTTAACCAGTTCTTCAAGCTGTACGAAAAAGCGTTGGAGAGTCGCCATGAAAAAGAAGTTAAAGCTGATTTTGATACGATGAATACATCAGCAGCTTTGAAGACTCCTTCTCCTATGGAGAAACAGGCATCCGATCTTTACACTAGAAAGCTATTCACAAGATTTCAAGAGGAGCTGGTTAGCACTCTCACTTTTACGGCGTCGAAAATGGAGGATGATGGAGAGGTCATTATATATCAAGTTGCGAAATTCGGGGAAGACCACAAAACTTACCATGTGAGGTTTGATGTTCTCAAAATGAGAGCCACTTGTAGCTGCCAGATGTTTGAATTTTCGGGTCTTCTTTGCAGGCATGTGTTGGCAGTGTTCAGAGTGACTAATGTTCTCACACTTCCATCTCATTATATCTTGAAGCGATGGACAAGAAATGCCAAGAGTAATGTCGCTTTGGAAGAACGTATTACAAATCCATTCAATGGCTATTTGGAATCTCATACCGTTCGGCAGATCACACTTCGACATGAGGCACTAAAATATatagataaaggagctgaatctTCTGACTCTTACGACGTCTCTATGGCTGCTTTGGCAGAGGCTTCAAAGAAAGTTGCTTTGGCAACGAAAAGTGTTGGAAAGACTTCTTTTACCAATTGGCCTACAAGGGATTTCTCAGCAAAAGATCAAATTCAGCTAAATCGTAGTTCCATGGGTGGGCAAGGGAGCTTCACCCTGAAGCTATCCGAG GATGACATGGATCAAAAAATTGACGAGCTTTCCCGTGAGCTGGAGCGTGCCAATGGGAAGTGTGAAGTTTATCGCTCGAACCTCCTTTCCATATTGAAGGATATAGAGGACCATAAACAACGTTTATCCATAGAAGTCCAAAACATAAAGCTTAGCATGAAGGATGGCATTTAA